AAAATATTATCCGGAAAAGTTCTAACCCCGGACACTGGGACGGCAGCCCCCGAAAAGACCCGGCAGAGGAAAAAATAGTGAATATAATTTGTCATATAAGCACAAAAAAAGAGAAACAGCGCACATTCTGCCCGTATTGCAGGAAAATCATTCTGACAGAAGAACAATGACAAAGTTTAACCAAGGAATCAATAGAGTATATTCTGATGGAGAATGAATACAGGGGCGCGATGCTTGGTGCAGCAATTGGTGATGCACTCGGAATGCCATACGAGACAACACCGGCATCCCTGAGGCATCTGAGGACAGAATATGTAAAACCAAGCCGGATTCATCCTAATTCCGGACTCAAAGAAGGCTGCTATACCGACGACACCCAGATTGCACTTGCCGTATCTGAACTATTCATAAGCGGAAACTACTCTGTAAAATCCTACACAGAAAGGCTAAAAGAGCTTTACCTCGGAAAACAGCTCAGGTTTCCGGACGGGACAATACTCAGCGCATGCAGACATATAGTTGCAGGAGATGAAAATCCGGGCTGCTTCTCGGACACAGCGGGCTGTGTACCACTCGGACTTCCTTTCGCCCTTGTATATTCAGATACCCCGGCTATAAAGGAAAAGCTTACTGAGGCATGCTCAGTCACTCACAGCAGTCCCGCGGCGCATGCAGGCGCACTCTGGTTTGCACTTCTTCTCAGGTACACACTAAGCCATGATACAGAACCACTTTACCATGCCACAAAAGAGATGGCAAAAGTTGATGAGAAGCTTGCCGGTAAGATAGACCTGGCAATAAATTATGCTGAAGAAGGCATTTCACCGGAGAGCGCGCTTCAGACAATCGGGAATAATGTAAGCGTCTATCAGACAATACCACTGTCGGCGTATCTGATACTGCGCTATGGCGAAGATATAAATTTCCTGAATATTGCCTCCCAGACAGGCGGGAATACAGACACAACGGCCTTCATATGCGGCGCATGGGCCGGTGCAGAGTTCGGAGCTTCAGGACTCCCCGATGATCTGCTGGTCGCTCTTGAAAACCGGCAAATGATAGAAAATATTGCAAAAAGGCTTTTTTACAAATTTGGCAGCACAGATTAATCCCGGCCGGCAGTAAAATAACCCTGAACAAAAGACAAAGGGATTTTACGCTTTGTTAATAAATACTATTTTATGGATATTGCAATTATCGGGGCCTCCGGATTTACCGGAGGGGATCTGATAAGGCTCCTTCTCACCCATTCACAGGCAGAGGTTACATGCGCCACCTCAAGAAAGGAAGAAGGAGCAACGGTTGATTCAGTCCACCGGAATTTAAAGGGGCTGTGCGACCTGAAATTCACCGACCCTGAGACACGGACAGTTGATGCAGACTTTGCATTCCTTGCGGTACCGCATACAGTTGCGATGAACTACACCGCTGACCTCATGGAAAGGGGGATTAAGACCGTTGACTTAAGTGCTGACTACAGGCTGCCGCCTGACGTATATGAAGAGACATACGGAGTAGCCCATAAAAACTACTTTAAAGCGCCGTACGGACTTCCGGAGATTCACAGGGAAGAGATAAAGGGAAGCTCTTTTGTCGCAAACCCGGGATGCTTCCCCACAGGTGCAACACTTGCAGCCGCACCGCTTGCAGGGATGGCTGAGACGGTGATCTATGACTCCAAAACAGGAGTTTCAGGCGCAGGAGTTGCTCCGACGGCGACAAACCAGTACACAAACGTTGCAGACAGCCTGAAAGCCTACAAATGGACAAACCACAGGCATCTCTCGGAGATGAAACAGGAACTGGCATTTCTGGGATCGGATGCAGACTGCCATTTCACACCGCACCTTCTCCCGGTTAACAGGGGCATACTCACAACAGCACACATACTGCTTAAAGAGCCGGTTGAACAGGCTGAGGCAGAAAAATTATATGAGGATTACTACAGAAATGAGTTCTTCGTAAGGCTTCAGAACCCGACCCTTGCTGAAGTAAGGGGCAGCAATTTCTGTGATATTGCCGTTGAGAGTGAGGGCAGAAGGATAGTTGCAGTATCAGCCATAGACAATCTTGTAAAAGGCGCAAGCGGACAGGCGATACAGAATATGAATATAATGTGCGGATACAGGGAGAACGACGGGCTTGTGAACGCCCCGGTATTCCCGTAAAAAGAGGTTATAACAATGAAAGTCAGGGACGTAATGACACCTAACCCGGTGACAATAACAGTTAATTCAAAGGTGAGTGAGGCAGCCGGAATTCTGAGGAAAAAAAGAATAGGCGGCCTTCCGGTAATGAACGGCGAGAGACTTGCCGGAATTGTGACAGAGACGGACATACTTTCACTGCTTGACACAGGCGACTTAAGTGACGACCTCTGGCTGCCGTCCCCGCTGGAGATAATCGAGATCCCAATCCGTGAATTTATCAACTGGGAGAAGACAAAAAAAGCACTCTCAGACATAGGGGACAGTCCTGTATCAGATATAATGAGCACAGAGATTGTATCAATAGATGACGAAGCTGACATTGAAGATGCTGCCGGACTTATGCTCTCAGAGGGAATTGCCAGGCTTCCTGTCCTGAAGCAGAACAGGCTTGTCGGAATCATCACCAGGCAGGACATAGTCAGGGGCATAGGAACAGGATCAAACGGGGACTAAAGAATAATATGAACAATATATGTGCCGTTAAAGGTGTAACTGCGGCCGGAATTAAGGAGGGCAAATACGGCCTTGCACTCATAAAAGCTTCAGGAAACGCTGCCGCAGTATTTACAAAAAACCTTCTCGCAGCAGAGCCTGTGCACCTCATGAGAGAGAGGATGAAATCCGGATACCTGGACGGCATAATCGTCAATTCCGGAAATGCAAACGTCTATACCGGGGAACAGGGATTAAAAGATGCAGAGAGGATGGCAGAACTTGGGGCAGAGGCATTCGGGACATCTCCTGAAAAGGTAGGCGTTGCAAGCACAGGGGTCATCGGGCGTTTTATGAGAATGGAGATAGTTGAGGACCAGTTCAACAGGATAAAATCCAGTCTCTCCCGGGACGAAAAAGCTGAATCTGATGCAGAATCAGCCATAATGACGACAGACAAAAAGCCAAAGCACGCAGTATGCAGAAGAGAGGGCTTTACTGTCGCAGGAATTACAAAGGGCAGCGGCATGATAGCGCCCAACATGGGAACAATGCTTGCATTCATCTATACGGATGCTGAGGCAGAGGCGGAAGAACTCAGCGTTATGCTTAAAAAAGCGGTTGACAGGAGTTTTAACAGGGTTGTTGTAGACGGCGACACATCGACAAACGACTGTGCATTCTTAACCGCCACCGGAATTAACGGAAGGGCAGACCCTGACGAGTTATACAGCGCACTTGAGGAGGTATGTATATCCCTCGCAAAGCAGATAGCATCAGACGGTGAGGGCGCAACAAAGATGCTTGAGATAACAGTAATAAATGCCGCATCCGAGGACGATGCAGCGGCTGTTGCAAAGACCGTGATCGAATCTCCGCTTGTTAAAACAGCCGTTTACGGCGAGGACCCAAACTGGGGCCGTGTTATCGCCGCAGCAGGGCGTGCAGGCGTTGAGTTTGATGTGGATAAAGCCTCAGTATATATATCAGACGGTGAAAAGAGAGTACCTCTTGCTGTCAGAGGGGAGATAACCGCAGATGACATCAAAAATCCGGAAACACTGAAGGCGGCAAAGGATATGATGGCAGGTGAAACAGTCACCTTTATTATAGATCTCGACTCAGGCAGTGAATCCGCAACAGCCTGGGGATGTGATCTGACAGAGAAATATGTGGAAATTAACGGGAAGTACACAACATGAACAGGGTAGATGTTTTAATGGAGGCGATGCCTTATATCCAGCAGTTCCACGGCAAAACCGTCGTTGTAAAACTGGGCGGGCATGCCATGGTGGACGCAGGCGTTCTTGACACCGTAATTCAGGACGTGGTGCTCCTGCATTATGTCGGAATGCGGGTTGTAATCGTTCACGGCGGCGGCCCTGAGATCACCCAGAAGATGAAAGATATGGGTAAAGAGCCTAAATTTGTCGCCGGACTTAGAATTACTGACAAAGAGACCCTTGAGATTGCCCAGATGGTTCTTGTCGGAAAGATAAATGACGGCATAGTCTCCCTCATCACCAAATTCGGCGCAAGGGGTGTCGGAGTGTCCGGCAATGACGGCAATATTCTCTTTGCAAAGAAGATGGGAGCAAAGAGGATAAAGATAGACGACCTTGAGCAGGATGTCGATCTCGGCCATGTCGGTGAGATAGAAGAGGTTGATCCATCCCTCCTTGAATGTCTGCTGGAGAACAAGTATATCCCGGTAATTGCTCCAATTGCAATAGACAAGAGAGGAATGAGCCTGAATGTAAATGCCGACACCGCCGCAGGCGAGATTGCAGTTGCCTTAAAGGCGTTTAAATTCATCAATATGTCTGATGTCGACGGTGTGATGAATGCCCAGAGGACAAGGACATACCACAGGCTGAACATAAATGAGGCTGAAAGGCTCATAGAAGAGGGCGTCATTGTAAGCGGCATGATACCAAAAATTGAGTCATGCATCAGCTGCCTTAAAAACGGTGTCGATTACACGCACATAATAAACGGAAACAACGATCACAGCCTCCTGCTTGAACTTTTCACGCATGAGGGCGTAGGAACCATGATCACAAGAAATGAGCAGTAAAACCCTCTTCCGGGTACTGCCCTTCAGCATCCGTTTAACTTTTTTTGCCTTCAGAAGAGGCAGTAAATAATAATATCATCCGGAGAATAACATCAGTATGGATTTTCTCCGGAAGAAGAATGACCAGAGCAGGCTTTACAGATTTGCCTTCCATTATTCACCGGTCGGCATCTGCATAATATCCCACCCGGACTTTGAGATACTGGAGATTAACCGCTCCTTTACTGAAATGGTATGCAGTGGTGCGGACGTGAAGGGTAAACTCTTCTCATCAGTCTGGGAGAAGACAAAGGAGAGGGATATTCTAATGACCGGCATTGTCAGAAACGGGGTATTCGGATGGGAGAGGTTAAAACTCAAAGGGCCTGAAGATTCAGGCAGTGTGTACCTTGTACACGGGGTGATGTTTGATGATTCGTATATTATGATCTCTGTAAAAATTCCGGAAGAGACCTAATCCCCTTCAGCAATCTGCCACTGCCGGTATTCATTCATAAGAATCAGAAGCTCAAATATCTCCTTTACAGGTTCAGGATCAAGGCCGTATTCCCTGGCCTTATCTATCGCACGTGAGATTACCTTCTCCCTCTGCTCTTCATCACGTACCGCACCGCCTTCTATTCTCTTGGCCTCTGCAACCTTTAGAGCCAGATCAGACCTCTCACTTATGAGGCTGATAATCTTCATATCTATCTCTTCTATCCGGCTTCTTGCTTCCATCAGATCCATGATAATAATTCTCCGGCACAATATATATTAACCCTTAAGAGAGAGCGGACAGGTGCCGCACTATCAACAGGAATAAGAGGTCATAATTAGAAAAGTACTGTCAGTCAGAATGAATACCAATATATTATCCCTCATAACCAAAAGGGAAAAGCACGATCTGATAATTGCCTGGCTTGCAATCGCCATAGCATTTACACTCATATTTGTCAGAAACAATGTAACTCCGGAGACATTTCTGATATTCTTCGGAGTTTCGCTCTTAACAGTAGGTCTGGGGTTCGCCCTTCATGAACTTGCGCATAAATTTACAGCGATAAAATACGGCTACTGGGCAGAATTCAGAAGGGACAACCAGATGCTTGTCATTGCAGTGGCCCTTGCAGCACTGGTCGGAGTAGTATTTGCCGCTCCCGGTGCGACAGTTATCTATTCAAGGGACGGCAGGCCGATGACAACGAAGGAGAACGGAATGATCTCAGCCGCAGGGCCGGTTGTAAACCTCATACTCTGCGTGCCATTCCTCCTGCTTATCATTCTCGGGGCAGTGCTCGGGACAGGACTGCTGCCGTTCCTGCTCACCATAACCGGAATGGTCGGTATGTCGGTGAACTCAATGATAGCCTTCTTCAACCTGCTGCCTGTAAGCGTCCTTGACGGAAAGAAGATCCTCTCGTGGAACCCGGCAGTATTTGCAGTGTTGATCATCGCATCCCTGGCAATGATCCTCATATCACAGGACTACGGCGGAATCCTGGATTCTATAGTCAAAATCTTTGCATAACCCCCACACTAACCTCTTTTAGTCCGGCTGAGAAGCCGGAACCGGCATGATGACAGAAGTCCGGGACTGGCTGTACCGTAAATATCAAAACCTTCTCCGGGGATTTCCGGATGAAAAAACAAAAATAGATTAAATTATTATCGGATGCCGGGAAACGGCTGTGAAAATCTTCAGTTCTCCTCATACAGCCTGTCAGGAATCTCTTTGATAACGTCCATATCAGGTATAATGGTGCATACCGGAAAATAGCCGAACAATGCCCTGTAATCTGTTGAGAGCATCTCAAGGCTGAGCATATTCATCCCGGAAATTCTTAATTCCTCCGCCATTTCAGGAGTTACGTCTCCGCCTTCCGATTCGGACCTCAGCTTGGCAAGAAGAGGTAAAAATTCCTTTTCAGCCAGTTCACGCTCAGATTTTAAAAGTTCAAAGACAAGCCTTCTGCTGTAAGCGCCCTGAAGGTGCCGGACGAATATAACCTGTGAGAGAAATATCACCATAAAAAGCCCGATCTTAAACTGGAGGTCTGCTTCAATGGCTGTAAAACTGCTGTATGTAAATCCCGGCAGCAGGATAGCCGCAACGAAGAGCAGTCCGCCACCGATAATAATTACGGCAGAGTAGAGGATATATTTAAGCAGCTGTGTCCAGCCCGACTCATATCTCTTCTTAAAATTGGTATGCATACCAAGCATTCCGGAGAAAAAACCCCTCGAATATGGCTGTGCATACGCAATGCCTATGTAAAAGGCAATTATTGCCACAGACTGAATTATCACAATAAGAGAGGAATACCTCTCAAATGTCCCAAGCATCATCCATCCGACAAATGCAAAGACCGATGAGAGGAGGAAGATAAGAAGAAAACCGAGAGTCAGCGGCTGGCAGTTTATGAAGAAGAGATTCCATGCAAATTCGGAGAAGAACTTCTTCTGCTTAGTGAGAGCCTTTAACTTCTTTTTCTTATCCGCAAGTTTAAAATCCTTCTTCTCAACGCCTTTTGCAGACTCAACCTCATCCCGGCTCTTCTTCTCACGGTGCCTCAGATCTTTGACAAAAGCTATGTAAGACTTAATTTCATCGACATCAGTCGGCAGCATCATCAGAAAGGGATTTACCATAAGGAATATGAACGATGACATTATCCAGTACAGAAAATACTCCGATGTACAATAGAAGACCAGCCAGACATTAACAAGTGCTGCCCCGGCAAGAATAGGAGTTGTAAACCTCAGTTTCCATGATATCTTATCCAGGGAACTGATTTCACCGTCAGCCTTGCTGATTATTTTTTTTGCCTCAGCCTCCGCTTCCCCAATTTTTATGCGGAAATCGTTCAGTGATATTTCAGGCGCAGATCCGGCTTTATCAGCACCTGATGAATTCCCAAAGGGCAGTATCATTACAGAGAATTCTGCATTAACCTTAATAAAAGTGTGTAAAAATCTTAAGCGCAGCCGGGAGATATGCCACAATACCGGAGATCTGCTCTCAAAACACCTATATGAAACAGGGACCCGCAGATAAAAATAAGAAGGTCCGGATGAAAATATCCGGAATTATCCTTCGCCCTTTTTCCGGACCATAAGTGAAATCACAGCTTCTCTTCCGGCATTATAAGCATTCTTCATAATTTCAGGCCGTCCCTCAATACCGCCGTATTTATCCATCCCGTTTGCCGCTATGGTATCTGTAAATTCAATACCGCAGTCATTAAAAAATGCAGTCATTACAGGCCTGACATAATCAAAGACATCCTCCCTCTCCATCCCTGCGGTTGAGATGAAAAACCCCTTATGATTTCTGACATGGTCCTCATCAAAGTGCAGATTGTCAAGGATAAACTTCCTCGCCCAGAGATACTGGCCGCGGTCAATCAGGCCCTTTATCTCGGCAGTCACCGACATTGAGTATATCGGGGAGGCAACAGCCGTTATATCGGCAGAGAGTATCTTCTCATAAATGCCTGTAAGATCATCATGTACAACACAGACACCCGTCTTATGGCATTTATTGCACCCCATACAGCTCTTATATCCAAGTTTTCTGAGTTCAATCTTCTCAACAGTCCCTCCGGCGGCATCTGCACCTTTTAAAAAACAGTCAAGGAGTTTTTCTGTATTGCCGTTTCTTCTGGGACTTCCCGAAATACCAAGAACATTTATTGTAATATCACTCACCGCCTCTAAGCACTCTCACCTTTTTCAGGACAGATGCAGCTGCCTCTTCTGCAAGCCTTTTTGCATCGGGATGTGCCTCAACCGCCCCTTTGGCGTCCACATTATTAATCATAAGATATTCAATATCGCGGTTTTTAACTCCTGCAAGGTGATAAAAACATTTCACAGTCGGAATTACGGCATCAAAGACCCAGTCCCAGTCCTGTCCCGCCGTTGAAATAAATACCCCGGCTTTTTTTCCTTTCTTCTCAGGCGGGACAATCTCCATATTGAGGACATATTTCCTCGATCTGAATACCTGCATTCTGTCAATAAGAGCCTTTGCCTGTGAACAGAGGCCAAGGCAGTACACAGGAGCGGAGAGAACAATTATATCCGCAGATTCGATCTTATCAATAAGCGTCTGGAAATCATCCTTAATAACGCATTCCCCCTTCTTCTCACAGGAGTTGCATCCGCGGCAGGGCCTGACATCAATATCTGAGAGAGCAAATTTTTCAATAACAACCTCTTCATCGGAGTTGAGATCTTCCAGAAGATAATCAAGAAGGGTCTCGGAATTGCCATGCCTTCTCGGACTTCCGGCAAAGGCAAGAACGGATATTACCATAACATCTGCCTGATATGTCCTGAATTGCATAAAACTATTACGCATCAAATGCAGGATATGCAGAGATTAAAAAAAGAAGGGATATCAGATATCCTTAAAGCAAAGATAGAAATCCTTACAGTCATAGCCTTTTGAGGCACGCTCATCTGCCTCCTGCTGGGTTGCCGGCGGGGGCACAATCACCTTATCGCCGGGCTGCCAGTTTGCAGGGGTTGCAATGTGATGCTTGTCACTTGCCTGAAATGCCTTCAAAGCCCTGACAATCTCCGGGATATACCGCCCGTTTGAGAGCGGATAATAGATCATTGCCCTGATCTTTCCTTCAGGATCGATGAAAAAGACTGTCCTGACAGTTGAGGTGTTGCTCTGTCCCTTATGAATCATGCCGAATTTGTTTGCCACACTCATATCAAGATCGGCGATGACCGGGAAGGGTATCTTAATTCCAAGTTTCTCATCAATATTTCTGACCCATGCAATATGAGAATGAACACTGTCTATTGAAAGGCCGATAAGATTTGCATTCAGTGATTTCAGTTCATCATAAACGCCTGCAAAGGCTGCAAATTCAGTGGTGCAGACCGGAGTAAAGTCTGCCGGGTGCGAAAACATGATAACCCACGACCCGCGGTAGTCCGAGAGCTTTATCTTTCCATGGGTGGTTAATGCCTCAAATTCCGGTGCAGGTTCGCCTATAACAGGCATTGAGAGGCATTCACATTCCTTATCTTCAGATTCCATAATTATTTTCCCCTAAAATCTGTAATTTATTCATAAAGTGCATCAAGTTCATTTCTGCCCTGTGCATAGGCAGGCATCCCTGAGAGAAGGAAGGCAACACGCAGTGCTTCCTCAATCTCCTCCTTTTTAACGCCGAGATTTTTAGCACCGGCCATCTGGGCGGCAAGTGCCCTGTTATCCCTCATTGCCGCAGTAATGGCAATTGCAAGGATCTTCTTGGTCTGTTTGGTAAGGGAACCGTCTGCCCAGATGTAATTGTCAAATTCAAGAATTTTATCATACATCATCGGGTCCTTCTCTGCCATATCACGGAACACTCTTGGAACCTTGCCGATCTTCTTCTCAAGATCCTTTAAATCAGACATCTCAGTTACTCCTCCTTTTTGCTCATAGGTTCACCGCAGCAGACAAGCTCTCCGCCGCCGACTTCCTGTACCTCTACCACATTACCGCAGATCTCACATTCAAAGACCTCTCCGGCTTCAGTTACATTTACCATTTTGTTACACCCCGTAAATTTAATACAAATTCTGCAAATTTAAGCATTCGGACATTAAAGCCCGGAAAATTAATATTTATCTCTCCGGAGGATGTTTTGCGTCCTCAGGAGTCTGAATATCCGGCCTGATATGTGTTATCGGAAAGCACTGATACATCTCACATGCACAGGTAGGGCATTTTCTTAAATCCTGCTGAGAGTCATTGATCTCAAATTCAAGCCCGCAGTCTATACAGACGTACTTGCCAGGGCCGACTTTTTCGCCGGCTTTTACCGTTTTTGGATTTTCTGCCATAATAAAAACCTCATTTTCTGATCAATCAGCTATCATATTAAACTTTCCCAGGAGATACTTCACAAATGGCAGCACAGTAAGAGAGAAGCGGGTCAACCCGCATAACCCGGAGTATGACAGAATAAACCAGTCCGGATTTACAAAAAACATTTAAATAAGAAAGTAATATAATGATTATTTTCATTTCTAAACGGCAACCACAGGAAAAAAGCCTGCGTTAACAGCAGAACCATAACAGAAACAATTTTACCTATCAGGATTGTTTAGAGATTAAGAGATAAATTTCACCACCGGAAAGTTAATCAGGAGGACAAATAATATTTCCGGACGGTCAGGAGAAAAATATTATGAAACCACAGATTATTGCACTGCTCGGAAGCCCGGTTGAAGATGGAAATACTGCAAGACTGCTATCAGAAGCAATAAAAGGCGCTGAGGATGCAGGATGCAGTGTTACAAAGGTAGAGGTTACAAAACTGAAATTTTCACCATGTATGGAGTATTTCTACTGCGAACAGAATGATGACTGCATGATGAAAGATGACGTATCTCCGTTTTTAAAGAGATTCAGAACGATTGACGGGTTAATTGTTGCCTCGCCCGTAATGACTATGGGGTTTCCGGGAGCCATAAAATCATTCATGGACAGGTTCCAGGTATTTTTTATGGCAAAATATGTACGGAAAGACCCGCTTGTTAAAAAAGAGATGAAAAAATGGAGAAAGGCGCTCCTGATATCTATTGGCGGCATGAATGTACCTTATGACTTCGATGGTGTCAGGCTTTCAATGAGGGCTTTCTGCGACATAACGGATTTTGAATACTGGGAGGATGTACTTCAGAATGATATGGACAGTATTCAGGACATCACAAAAAAACCTGAAAAGATAAAGGAAGCATATACAAAGGCATATGAGATGTGCAGGCTTATTGCTGAGGATAAGGCAAAAAATACAGCTGAAGAATCCGGATAACCGGTACAGGTGAACAGTCACCCTGTTTTTAGCAGGGATTTATCTGCAGTTCACTCAGATATAACCCCTCTCCCTTAAACTTACAAGACCGTTTTTTGCAATGATTATATGGTCAAGAATTCCAATACCGACTATTTCTGCGGATTTCAAAAGCCTCTCGGTCACGGCGATATCATCTGCCGAAGGCTCCGGATTGCCTGAAGGGTGGTTATGTATGAGAATTACAGATGCGGCACGGTCTGATATCGCATCAGCAAAAACCTCCCTTGGGTGGACTGGACTGTGGTTTAAGGT
The sequence above is a segment of the Methanoplanus limicola DSM 2279 genome. Coding sequences within it:
- the argJ gene encoding bifunctional ornithine acetyltransferase/N-acetylglutamate synthase is translated as MNNICAVKGVTAAGIKEGKYGLALIKASGNAAAVFTKNLLAAEPVHLMRERMKSGYLDGIIVNSGNANVYTGEQGLKDAERMAELGAEAFGTSPEKVGVASTGVIGRFMRMEIVEDQFNRIKSSLSRDEKAESDAESAIMTTDKKPKHAVCRREGFTVAGITKGSGMIAPNMGTMLAFIYTDAEAEAEELSVMLKKAVDRSFNRVVVDGDTSTNDCAFLTATGINGRADPDELYSALEEVCISLAKQIASDGEGATKMLEITVINAASEDDAAAVAKTVIESPLVKTAVYGEDPNWGRVIAAAGRAGVEFDVDKASVYISDGEKRVPLAVRGEITADDIKNPETLKAAKDMMAGETVTFIIDLDSGSESATAWGCDLTEKYVEINGKYTT
- a CDS encoding chorismate mutase, translated to MDLMEARSRIEEIDMKIISLISERSDLALKVAEAKRIEGGAVRDEEQREKVISRAIDKAREYGLDPEPVKEIFELLILMNEYRQWQIAEGD
- a CDS encoding ADP-ribosylglycohydrolase family protein; the encoded protein is MENEYRGAMLGAAIGDALGMPYETTPASLRHLRTEYVKPSRIHPNSGLKEGCYTDDTQIALAVSELFISGNYSVKSYTERLKELYLGKQLRFPDGTILSACRHIVAGDENPGCFSDTAGCVPLGLPFALVYSDTPAIKEKLTEACSVTHSSPAAHAGALWFALLLRYTLSHDTEPLYHATKEMAKVDEKLAGKIDLAINYAEEGISPESALQTIGNNVSVYQTIPLSAYLILRYGEDINFLNIASQTGGNTDTTAFICGAWAGAEFGASGLPDDLLVALENRQMIENIAKRLFYKFGSTD
- a CDS encoding zinc metalloprotease, yielding MNTNILSLITKREKHDLIIAWLAIAIAFTLIFVRNNVTPETFLIFFGVSLLTVGLGFALHELAHKFTAIKYGYWAEFRRDNQMLVIAVALAALVGVVFAAPGATVIYSRDGRPMTTKENGMISAAGPVVNLILCVPFLLLIILGAVLGTGLLPFLLTITGMVGMSVNSMIAFFNLLPVSVLDGKKILSWNPAVFAVLIIASLAMILISQDYGGILDSIVKIFA
- a CDS encoding flavodoxin family protein, whose product is MKPQIIALLGSPVEDGNTARLLSEAIKGAEDAGCSVTKVEVTKLKFSPCMEYFYCEQNDDCMMKDDVSPFLKRFRTIDGLIVASPVMTMGFPGAIKSFMDRFQVFFMAKYVRKDPLVKKEMKKWRKALLISIGGMNVPYDFDGVRLSMRAFCDITDFEYWEDVLQNDMDSIQDITKKPEKIKEAYTKAYEMCRLIAEDKAKNTAEESG
- the argB gene encoding acetylglutamate kinase; the encoded protein is MNRVDVLMEAMPYIQQFHGKTVVVKLGGHAMVDAGVLDTVIQDVVLLHYVGMRVVIVHGGGPEITQKMKDMGKEPKFVAGLRITDKETLEIAQMVLVGKINDGIVSLITKFGARGVGVSGNDGNILFAKKMGAKRIKIDDLEQDVDLGHVGEIEEVDPSLLECLLENKYIPVIAPIAIDKRGMSLNVNADTAAGEIAVALKAFKFINMSDVDGVMNAQRTRTYHRLNINEAERLIEEGVIVSGMIPKIESCISCLKNGVDYTHIINGNNDHSLLLELFTHEGVGTMITRNEQ
- a CDS encoding desulfoferrodoxin FeS4 iron-binding domain-containing protein, whose protein sequence is MVNVTEAGEVFECEICGNVVEVQEVGGGELVCCGEPMSKKEE
- a CDS encoding carboxymuconolactone decarboxylase family protein; translation: MSDLKDLEKKIGKVPRVFRDMAEKDPMMYDKILEFDNYIWADGSLTKQTKKILAIAITAAMRDNRALAAQMAGAKNLGVKKEEIEEALRVAFLLSGMPAYAQGRNELDALYE
- a CDS encoding zinc ribbon-containing protein, which translates into the protein MAENPKTVKAGEKVGPGKYVCIDCGLEFEINDSQQDLRKCPTCACEMYQCFPITHIRPDIQTPEDAKHPPER
- a CDS encoding PAS domain-containing protein; this translates as MDFLRKKNDQSRLYRFAFHYSPVGICIISHPDFEILEINRSFTEMVCSGADVKGKLFSSVWEKTKERDILMTGIVRNGVFGWERLKLKGPEDSGSVYLVHGVMFDDSYIMISVKIPEET
- a CDS encoding flavodoxin family protein is translated as MSDITINVLGISGSPRRNGNTEKLLDCFLKGADAAGGTVEKIELRKLGYKSCMGCNKCHKTGVCVVHDDLTGIYEKILSADITAVASPIYSMSVTAEIKGLIDRGQYLWARKFILDNLHFDEDHVRNHKGFFISTAGMEREDVFDYVRPVMTAFFNDCGIEFTDTIAANGMDKYGGIEGRPEIMKNAYNAGREAVISLMVRKKGEG
- a CDS encoding peroxiredoxin, translating into MESEDKECECLSMPVIGEPAPEFEALTTHGKIKLSDYRGSWVIMFSHPADFTPVCTTEFAAFAGVYDELKSLNANLIGLSIDSVHSHIAWVRNIDEKLGIKIPFPVIADLDMSVANKFGMIHKGQSNTSTVRTVFFIDPEGKIRAMIYYPLSNGRYIPEIVRALKAFQASDKHHIATPANWQPGDKVIVPPPATQQEADERASKGYDCKDFYLCFKDI
- a CDS encoding CBS domain-containing protein, which codes for MKVRDVMTPNPVTITVNSKVSEAAGILRKKRIGGLPVMNGERLAGIVTETDILSLLDTGDLSDDLWLPSPLEIIEIPIREFINWEKTKKALSDIGDSPVSDIMSTEIVSIDDEADIEDAAGLMLSEGIARLPVLKQNRLVGIITRQDIVRGIGTGSNGD
- the argC gene encoding N-acetyl-gamma-glutamyl-phosphate reductase, which gives rise to MDIAIIGASGFTGGDLIRLLLTHSQAEVTCATSRKEEGATVDSVHRNLKGLCDLKFTDPETRTVDADFAFLAVPHTVAMNYTADLMERGIKTVDLSADYRLPPDVYEETYGVAHKNYFKAPYGLPEIHREEIKGSSFVANPGCFPTGATLAAAPLAGMAETVIYDSKTGVSGAGVAPTATNQYTNVADSLKAYKWTNHRHLSEMKQELAFLGSDADCHFTPHLLPVNRGILTTAHILLKEPVEQAEAEKLYEDYYRNEFFVRLQNPTLAEVRGSNFCDIAVESEGRRIVAVSAIDNLVKGASGQAIQNMNIMCGYRENDGLVNAPVFP
- a CDS encoding flavodoxin family protein, translating into MVISVLAFAGSPRRHGNSETLLDYLLEDLNSDEEVVIEKFALSDIDVRPCRGCNSCEKKGECVIKDDFQTLIDKIESADIIVLSAPVYCLGLCSQAKALIDRMQVFRSRKYVLNMEIVPPEKKGKKAGVFISTAGQDWDWVFDAVIPTVKCFYHLAGVKNRDIEYLMINNVDAKGAVEAHPDAKRLAEEAAASVLKKVRVLRGGE